One part of the Streptomyces nigra genome encodes these proteins:
- a CDS encoding TetR/AcrR family transcriptional regulator — translation MARRYDPERRQRIIDAAIRVVGAHGIGGLSHRTVAAEADVPLGSTTYHFKTLDDLLVAALRQANEGFAKVIASRGGLEDPGTDLAAELAGWMGEWLAGDRTGVELEYELYLAALRRPALRPVAAEWAGALAALLARHTDPVTARALVALMDGICLQVLLTEVPYDEEYAREVLGRVLR, via the coding sequence ATGGCCCGGCGCTACGACCCCGAACGGCGTCAGCGGATCATCGACGCGGCGATCCGGGTGGTCGGCGCGCACGGCATCGGCGGGCTGAGTCATCGCACGGTGGCGGCGGAGGCGGATGTGCCGCTCGGCTCCACGACGTACCACTTCAAGACCCTCGACGATCTCCTCGTGGCCGCGTTGCGCCAGGCCAACGAGGGGTTCGCCAAGGTGATCGCCTCGCGCGGCGGTCTGGAGGACCCGGGGACCGACCTGGCCGCCGAGCTCGCCGGCTGGATGGGCGAGTGGCTGGCGGGCGACCGCACCGGCGTGGAGCTGGAGTACGAGCTGTACCTCGCCGCGCTGCGCCGGCCCGCCCTGCGCCCGGTCGCCGCCGAGTGGGCCGGTGCCCTGGCCGCCCTGCTGGCCCGCCACACGGACCCGGTCACGGCACGGGCGCTGGTGGCGCTGATGGACGGGATCTGCCTGCAGGTACTGCTCACGGAGGTGCCGTACGACGAGGAGTACGCGCGCGAGGTACTGGGCCGGGTGCTGCGCTGA
- a CDS encoding DMT family transporter encodes MGYLLLAGAIAAEVAATTAMKYSEGFSRLLPSVLTALGYLISFTLLAQTLKTVSVGTAYAIWAGVGTATIATIGVLFLGEGMTAVKAAGIALIIVGVVVLNLGGAH; translated from the coding sequence ATGGGATACCTGCTGCTCGCCGGAGCCATCGCGGCCGAGGTGGCCGCCACCACCGCCATGAAGTACAGCGAAGGCTTCAGCAGGCTGCTGCCCTCCGTGCTGACCGCCCTCGGCTACCTGATCTCCTTCACGCTGCTCGCGCAGACCCTGAAGACCGTCTCCGTCGGGACGGCCTACGCGATCTGGGCCGGCGTCGGCACGGCCACCATCGCCACCATCGGCGTGCTGTTCCTGGGGGAGGGGATGACCGCCGTCAAGGCCGCCGGTATCGCGCTGATCATCGTCGGCGTCGTCGTGCTCAACCTGGGCGGTGCGCACTGA
- a CDS encoding endo alpha-1,4 polygalactosaminidase, with translation MFQRVPRALRRLTAAVVLCGTLGAAVTGCTGSGGSGGSGDESDGAVPRAVRAPEPGLAFDYQIGGPYRPPAGVRAVSRDRTSEPAEGVYNICYVNAFQAQPETDDWWHEHHPDLVLRDADGDPVVDRDWDELVLDISTSGKRGRLARIVGEWIDGCAKAGFDAVEADNLDSHERSEGLLTAADNVAFGKLIAARAHAAGLAIGQKNAAELADRGRRIGFDFAVAEECGQYDECDVYADAYDGRVFDIEYRKDGFDAACEDWGDRVSVVLRDLDVVARGESGYRRRTC, from the coding sequence ATGTTCCAGCGCGTCCCCCGTGCCCTGCGACGGCTGACGGCGGCCGTGGTCCTGTGCGGCACGCTCGGGGCGGCCGTGACCGGCTGCACCGGTTCCGGCGGCTCCGGCGGCTCCGGCGATGAGTCGGACGGTGCCGTGCCCCGGGCGGTGCGGGCACCCGAGCCCGGACTCGCCTTCGACTACCAGATCGGCGGTCCCTACCGGCCCCCGGCCGGGGTGCGCGCGGTGTCCCGCGACCGTACGTCGGAACCGGCGGAGGGCGTCTACAACATCTGCTACGTCAACGCCTTCCAGGCCCAGCCGGAGACCGACGACTGGTGGCACGAGCACCACCCGGACCTGGTGCTGCGCGACGCCGACGGCGACCCGGTCGTCGACCGTGACTGGGACGAGCTCGTCCTGGACATCTCCACGTCGGGCAAGCGCGGGCGGCTCGCGCGGATCGTGGGCGAGTGGATCGACGGCTGCGCGAAGGCCGGCTTCGACGCCGTGGAGGCGGACAACCTCGACTCGCACGAGCGCTCCGAGGGGCTGCTGACCGCCGCCGACAACGTGGCCTTCGGCAAGCTGATCGCCGCCCGGGCGCACGCCGCCGGGCTCGCGATCGGCCAGAAGAACGCCGCCGAACTGGCCGACCGGGGCCGCCGGATCGGCTTCGACTTCGCGGTGGCGGAGGAGTGCGGGCAGTACGACGAGTGCGATGTGTACGCGGACGCCTACGACGGCCGGGTCTTCGACATCGAGTACCGGAAGGACGGCTTCGACGCGGCTTGCGAGGACTGGGGCGACCGGGTGTCCGTGGTGCTGCGGGACCTGGACGTGGTGGCGCGGGGGGAGTCGGGCTACCGGCGCCGTACCTGCTGA
- a CDS encoding AbfB domain-containing protein, which yields MPDHTSRSPQDRPVWEDGWAPDTSRAPGTRRLWLAGGLAVATVVACATALTVSGKDSDGAPAAATPSPVDVSLPGLISFATPSQTPPEGDSGMAAGQEKTPTPTPEESTKSPTASPSASEETTSRPPAQGVWRSVRAVNYPDRQWRVSGGSVRLDPVGSGQRGDIAFRLVAGLGDASCHSFATADGRYLRHRDFLLRADRDDGSALFRQDATFCPRRSPYSGAVMLESVNHPGRFLRHRDFRLRLDPYQREGLFLADSAFRLVDAPAP from the coding sequence ATGCCCGACCACACATCCAGGTCACCCCAGGACCGGCCGGTCTGGGAGGACGGATGGGCGCCGGACACGTCCCGGGCGCCGGGGACGCGCCGCCTGTGGCTGGCCGGTGGGCTGGCCGTGGCGACGGTCGTCGCGTGTGCCACGGCGCTGACCGTGTCGGGTAAGGACAGCGACGGGGCGCCGGCGGCGGCCACTCCCTCGCCCGTCGACGTGAGCCTGCCCGGTCTGATCTCGTTCGCCACGCCCTCGCAGACCCCTCCCGAAGGGGACAGCGGCATGGCGGCGGGGCAGGAGAAGACGCCGACGCCCACACCGGAGGAGTCCACCAAGTCGCCCACGGCGTCCCCTTCGGCCTCGGAGGAGACCACCTCCCGGCCGCCTGCCCAGGGCGTCTGGCGCTCCGTCCGCGCCGTCAACTACCCCGACCGGCAGTGGCGTGTGAGCGGCGGATCGGTGCGGCTCGACCCCGTCGGCTCCGGGCAGCGCGGCGACATCGCCTTCCGGCTGGTCGCGGGGCTGGGCGACGCCTCCTGCCACTCCTTCGCCACCGCCGACGGCCGCTATCTCCGCCACCGTGACTTCCTGCTGCGCGCGGACCGCGACGACGGCTCCGCCCTGTTCCGTCAGGACGCCACCTTCTGCCCGCGCCGCTCGCCGTACTCCGGCGCGGTCATGCTGGAGTCCGTGAACCATCCCGGCCGGTTCCTGCGCCACCGGGACTTCCGGCTGCGGCTGGACCCCTACCAGCGGGAGGGACTGTTCCTGGCGGACTCGGCGTTCCGGCTGGTCGACGCACCCGCCCCATGA
- a CDS encoding metal-sulfur cluster assembly factor — protein MSDTVEMKPASEEELREALMDVVDPELGIDVVNLGLIYGIHVDEANIATVDMTLTSAACPLTDVIEDQAKSATDGLVSELRINWVWMPPWGPDKITDDGREQLRALGFNV, from the coding sequence ATGAGTGACACCGTGGAGATGAAGCCGGCCTCGGAGGAGGAGCTTCGCGAGGCCCTGATGGACGTCGTCGACCCCGAGCTGGGCATCGACGTCGTCAACCTCGGCCTGATCTACGGCATCCACGTCGACGAGGCGAACATCGCGACCGTCGACATGACCCTGACCTCGGCGGCCTGCCCGCTGACGGATGTCATCGAGGACCAGGCCAAGTCCGCCACGGACGGCCTCGTCAGCGAGCTGCGCATCAACTGGGTGTGGATGCCGCCGTGGGGGCCGGACAAGATCACGGACGATGGGCGTGAGCAGCTGCGTGCGCTTGGGTTCAACGTCTGA